The following are encoded in a window of Castanea sativa cultivar Marrone di Chiusa Pesio chromosome 5, ASM4071231v1 genomic DNA:
- the LOC142635234 gene encoding uncharacterized protein LOC142635234 produces the protein MVRKIWRGIWSLKVPNKVKHFTWKACRNILATKENLWRRKVTQDGLCEECGDTMESALHILWFCKQAQAVWTHSKLVLPFTISQSWEFIDLVGQLLQWKDAYPDIMERAMMICWGIWRKGNEVKHGGKRKTAPKQGQYKVNCDAAVFAKSREVGFGVNIRDYAGLVDAALSKKGFGLTGVVEAEAKAMEVAVQFAKDVGIREATFEGDSLIVSRAIQGTGDVPASIQNIVCGITQKFQCFRTAEVSHLKRQENAPAHLLAQHAVHVVDFFTWLEECPSFIEHACAHDVIRISSV, from the exons ATGGTGCGGAAAATTTGGAGAGGTATTTGGAGCTTGAAGGTCCCTAACAAGGTGAAGCACTTCACGTGGAAGGCGTGTCGAAACATCCTAGCCACAAAGGAAAATTTATGGAGAAGGAAGGTCACCCAAGATGGATTGTGCGAGGAGTGTGGAGATACGATGGAATCGGCACTCCATATCTTGTGGTTTTGCAAACAAGCGCAGGCTGTGTGGACTCACAGTAAGCTTGTCCTTCCTTTCACCATTTCACAGTCATGGGAGTTTATTGATTTGGTGGGCCAACTGTTGCAGTGGAAGGATGCTTACCCAGATATTATGGAAAGAGCCATGATGATATGCTGGGGGATTTGGAGGAAAGGAAATGAAGTGAAGcatggagggaaaagaaaaactg CCCCAAAGCAAGGCCAATATAAGGTGAATTGCGATGCGGCGGTGTTTGCCAAGAGCAGGGAGGTGGGCTTTGGCGTAAACATCCGAGACTATGCTGGCTTGGTCGATGCTGCTTTGAGTAAGAAAGGTTTTGGTCTTACTGGAGTGGTGGAAGCGGAGGCAAAGGCGATGGAAGTGGCCGTCCAGTTCGCGAAGGATGTGGGGATAAGGGAAGCGACCTTCGAAGGTGACTCTCTAATCGTGAGCAGAGCGATCCAAGGCACTGGTGACGTTCCTGCCTCAATCCAAAACATTGTCTGCGGCATTACACAGAAATTTCAATGCTTTAGAACTGCAGAAGTGTCACATCTTAAAAGGCAGGAGAATGCCCCTGCCCATTTACTTGCCCAACATGCTGTGCATGTGGTGGACTTTTTCACATGGCTAGAGGAATGCCCTAGCTTTATTGAGCACGCGTGTGCCCACGATGTAATCCGAATTTCTTCTGTTTAA